One Phaseolus vulgaris cultivar G19833 chromosome 2, P. vulgaris v2.0, whole genome shotgun sequence DNA window includes the following coding sequences:
- the LOC137812406 gene encoding nuclear transcription factor Y subunit B-1-like: protein MTGKRNQTIISPVGSPTSGNISDSSSKEQDRFLPIANVSRIMKRALPANAKISKEAKETVQECVSEFISFITGEASDKCQREKRKTINGDDLLWAMTTLGFENYVGPLKLYLHNYRETEGEKSSMAKQEEHSPTDQTHQTNDGVSELNKLPHSVTTKADFNTFSGGFYSVGSRVTAPKTFTDIGGINGYRDSSMNSIIAQSAVSGDQDASGNRLMPPNLRYRVEW from the coding sequence ATGACAGGGAAGAGAAACCAAACAATAATCAGTCCTGTGGGAAGTCCAACATCTGGTAACATCTCAGACAGCTCCTCAAAAGAACAAGACAGGTTCCTCCCCATAGCCAATGTTAGCCGCATCATGAAAAGGGCACTCCCAGCCAATGCCAAAATCTCTAAGGAAGCCAAAGAAACAGTTCAAGAGTGTGTGTCTGAGTTCATTAGCTTCATCACTGGTGAGGCCTCAGACAAGTGCCAGAGAGAAAAGAGGAAGACCATCAATGGTGATGATCTTCTTTGGGCCATGACAACCCTAGGATTTGAGAACTATGTTGGACCCTTGAAGCTCTACCTCCACAACTACAGGGAAACTGAGGGAGAAAAGAGTTCCATGGCCAAACAAGAAGAACACTCTCCAACTGATCAAACTCATCAAACCAATGATGGGGTGTCTGAACTCAACAAGTTGCCTCATTCTGTTACAACCAAAGCAGACTTCAACACTTTCAGTGGTGGCTTCTATTCTGTGGGGTCTCGAGTAACAGCTCCAAAGACCTTCACAGATATTGGAGGGATCAACGGTTATAGAGATAGCTCCATGAACAGTATCATTGCTCAAAGTGCGGTCAGTGGTGACCAAGATGCAAGTGGTAATAGACTGATGCCACCCAACCTACGTTATAGGGTTGAATGGTAG
- the LOC137812411 gene encoding uncharacterized protein: MLDFGEELTLESLSIPGLIWIQLLVLLLLLALLFCFSIIALDPSHHHSTASTASTTQQQQQQPSNNHSTAVTNRLQTTRGNTSIKGEIVSNGSRRIVREEIAEGEASTSSLYFLHPCYYFNLAKNAFLKCLGHDSSSDDPSTQKHTKTKES, encoded by the exons ATGTTGGATTTTGGAGAGGAGCTGACTTTAGAGAGTTTGAGTATTCCAGGGCTCATTTGGATTCAACTTTTGGtcttgcttcttcttcttgccCTTCTCTTTTGCTTCTCCATCATTGCTTTAGATCCTTCCCACCATCACTCTACTGCTTCTACTGCCTCCACCACTCAACAACAGCAACAACAACCCTCCAACAACCACTCCACTGCTGTCACCAACCGTCTTCAGACCACCCGG GGAAATACAAGTATTAAAGGTGAGATAGTGAGCAATGGAAGCAGAAGAATAGTGAGAGAAGAGATTGCAGAGGGAGAAGCTTCAACTTCATCACTATATTTTCTCCACCCTTGTTATTATTTCAACTTGGCCAAAAATGCATTCCTCAAATGTCTAGGCCATGATTCTTCATCTGATGATCCTTCAACCCAAAAACATACCAAAACTAAAGAAAGCTGA
- the LOC137812408 gene encoding protein HEAT INTOLERANT 4-like — protein MRKGTKRKAKQQQEAKQDAAEENNTKPQPRAKRAKTSKPQSEPEYFEDKRNLEDLWKETFPVGTEWDQLDSVYQFKWDFSNLEKAFEEDGVLYEKKVYLFGCTEPQLVMFKGESKVVCIPVVVAVVSPFPPSDKIGINSVQRESEEIIPMKQMKMDWVPYIPLEDRDSQVDKLKSQIFILSCNQRRSALKHLKLDRLKKYEYCLPYFYQPFKEDELEQSTEVPIIFPAEPKPVFCEFDWELDELEEFTDKLVEDEELSEDQKDAFKEFVKEKVREAKRANREAREARKKAIEEMSEETKSAFETMRFYKFYPVQSPDAPDVSNVKSPFINRYYGKAHEVL, from the exons ATGAGGAAAGGGACTAAGAGGAAGGCGAAGCAGCAGCAAGAAGCCAAACAAGACGCAGCCGAAGAAAACAATACCAAACCACAGCCTCGAGCTAAACGAGCCAAGACCTCCAAGCCTCAATCCGAGCCTGAGTACTTCGAAGATAAGCGCAACTTG GAAGATTTGTGGAAGGAAACATTCCCAGTTGGAACTGAG TGGGACCAATTGGATTCCGTGTATCAATTCAAGTGGGATTTCTCAAATCTAGAA AAAGCGTTCGAAGAGGATGGCGTGTTGTATGAGAAGAAGGTTTACCTCTTTGGTTGTACTGAGC CTCAACTCGTTATGTTCAAGGGGGAAAGCAAAGTTGTCTGCATACCTGTTGTAGTAGCT GTTGTGTCACCTTTCCCACCATCTGATAAAATTGGGATAAACTCAGTCCAGAGAGAGTCTGAGGAGATAATTCCCATGAAGCAGATGAAAATGGATTGGGTTCCATATATTCCCTTGGAGGATCG AGATAGCCAAGTTGATAAGCTAAAATCCCAAATATTTATCTTGAGCTGCAACCAAAGAAG GTCTGCTTTAAAACACCTGAAGTTggatagattaaaaaaatatgaatactgCTTGCCTT ATTTCTATCAGCCATTCAAGGAAGATGAACTTGAACAGAGCACTGAAGTTCCAATAATATTTCCTGCTGAGCCAAAGCCG GTCTTCTGTGAATTTGATTGGGAATTAGATGAACTTGAG GAGTTTACTGATAAACTTGTGGAGGACGAGGAGTTATCAGAAGATCAAAAGGATGCATTCAAG gAGTTTGTCAAGGAAAAGGTTCGTGAAGCAAAGAGAGCAAATAGAGAG GCAAGGGAGGCTCGGAAAAAAGCCATTGAAGAAATGAGCGAGGAAACTAAATCTGCATTTGAGACTATGAGATTTTACAAGTTCTACCCTGTTCAATCTCCAGATGCACCAGATGTATCAAATGTTAAG TCTCCATTCATTAACAGGTATTATGGAAAGGCTCATGAGGTTCTGTGA